A stretch of Usitatibacter palustris DNA encodes these proteins:
- a CDS encoding phosphatidylserine decarboxylase — protein sequence MRRLAARGLMAVALLAALCLAAFLFWRHYWFFRDPQRTPPAEIGLVSPADGTVVYVKDVAPGADVVSIKQGLSATVKDITREDSSQRKIVIGIFMSPFDVHYNRAPLSGKVAFVRRHPAIGSNVSMTAMHWRSMLGIEPRYSGSTHIVQNERAVTRIEAEYRGGELPLYVVQIGALTVNGIDSYFAPGTNVERGATFGMIRVGSQVDLVVPWREGFEVRVKPGDRVTAGESILLR from the coding sequence ATGCGACGACTGGCAGCCCGCGGATTGATGGCCGTCGCGCTGCTCGCGGCGCTTTGCCTTGCGGCCTTCCTGTTCTGGCGTCACTACTGGTTCTTCCGCGATCCGCAGCGCACGCCGCCGGCGGAAATCGGGCTGGTGAGCCCGGCCGACGGCACCGTCGTCTACGTGAAGGATGTCGCCCCCGGGGCCGACGTGGTGTCGATCAAGCAGGGCCTCAGTGCGACCGTGAAGGACATCACGCGCGAAGACTCGTCGCAGCGCAAGATCGTGATCGGCATCTTCATGAGCCCGTTCGATGTGCACTACAACCGCGCGCCGCTCTCCGGGAAGGTCGCCTTCGTGCGCCGACATCCGGCGATCGGCAGCAACGTGAGCATGACCGCGATGCACTGGCGCAGCATGCTCGGCATCGAGCCGCGCTACTCGGGAAGCACGCACATCGTGCAGAACGAGCGCGCGGTCACGCGAATCGAGGCTGAATATCGCGGCGGCGAGCTGCCGCTGTACGTCGTGCAGATCGGCGCCCTCACCGTGAACGGGATCGACAGCTACTTCGCGCCGGGAACAAATGTGGAGCGGGGAGCCACGTTCGGGATGATTCGCGTGGGTTCGCAGGTCGACCTCGTCGTGCCCTGGCGCGAGGGTTTCGAGGTGCGCGTGAAGCCCGGTGACCGGGTCACGGCGGGGGAATCCATCCTGCTTCGATAG
- a CDS encoding glutamine--tRNA ligase/YqeY domain fusion protein — MPDKTANETASSSNFIKQRIDADLAKGTYAQRRWSGEPGLAAAHAAAGADPAKIRTRFPPEPNGYLHVGHAKSICVNFGLAEEYGGVCHMRFDDTNPEKEEQEFVDGILDAVHWLGFHWGKNDENLYHASDYFGWMYEFAVELIKHGDAYVDSQSADEVVRNRGTFQEPGKNSPFRARSVDENLKLFDEMRGGKHGDGTHVLRAKIDMASPNINLRDPALYRIKNAEHHRTGDKWHIYPMYSYAHPIEDALENITHSLCTLEFEDQRPFYDWVLEKIASFGLLQRPLPQQIEFARLNLTYTVMSKRYLKQLVDEKHVDGWADPRMPTIVGMRKRGYPPEAIRLFMERVGVSKADQWIEPSVLEDCVREVLNETVPRRIAVLDPVKLVITNYPEGGGEESHPPNHPQKKEWGARAVPFSRELWIERDDFMEYPAKGFFRLSPGSTVRLKYAYVIRCTGFSKDVSGKVVEVQAEYMPDSKSGTPGADNYKVKGVIHWLCAKAALARDVTLYDRLFKVSHPGKDSGDYLKDLNPDSLKVIRGYVEPSLGTAKEGEALQFERHGYFRAGKDITRIVTLRDSWGK, encoded by the coding sequence ATGCCTGACAAGACCGCCAACGAGACGGCCAGTTCCTCGAACTTCATCAAGCAACGCATCGACGCCGACCTCGCGAAGGGCACCTACGCCCAACGCCGCTGGTCGGGCGAACCGGGCCTCGCCGCCGCGCACGCGGCTGCGGGTGCCGACCCCGCGAAGATCCGCACGCGCTTCCCGCCCGAACCCAACGGCTACCTTCACGTAGGACACGCGAAGTCGATCTGCGTGAACTTCGGCCTCGCCGAGGAGTACGGCGGCGTGTGCCACATGCGCTTCGACGACACGAACCCGGAGAAGGAAGAGCAGGAGTTCGTCGACGGCATCCTCGACGCCGTTCATTGGCTCGGCTTCCACTGGGGAAAGAACGACGAGAACCTGTACCACGCCAGCGACTACTTCGGCTGGATGTACGAGTTCGCCGTGGAGCTCATCAAGCACGGCGACGCCTACGTCGATTCGCAGAGCGCCGACGAGGTGGTGAGGAATCGCGGTACGTTCCAGGAGCCCGGCAAGAACTCGCCCTTCCGCGCCCGCTCGGTCGACGAGAACTTGAAGCTCTTCGACGAAATGCGCGGCGGCAAGCACGGCGACGGCACGCACGTGCTGCGCGCGAAGATCGACATGGCCTCGCCCAACATCAACCTGCGCGACCCGGCGCTCTATCGCATCAAGAACGCCGAGCACCATCGCACGGGCGACAAGTGGCACATCTATCCGATGTACTCGTACGCGCACCCGATCGAGGACGCGCTCGAGAACATCACGCATTCGCTGTGCACGCTCGAGTTCGAGGACCAGCGGCCGTTCTACGACTGGGTGCTCGAGAAGATCGCTTCCTTCGGGCTGCTGCAGCGGCCGCTCCCGCAGCAGATCGAGTTCGCGCGCCTGAACCTGACCTACACGGTCATGAGCAAGCGCTACTTGAAGCAGCTCGTCGACGAGAAGCACGTCGACGGCTGGGCCGATCCGCGCATGCCCACGATCGTCGGCATGAGGAAGCGCGGCTATCCGCCCGAAGCGATCCGCCTCTTCATGGAACGCGTTGGCGTCTCGAAGGCCGACCAGTGGATCGAACCCTCGGTACTCGAGGACTGCGTGCGCGAGGTCCTCAACGAGACCGTGCCGCGGCGCATCGCCGTGCTCGATCCGGTGAAGCTCGTCATCACGAACTATCCTGAGGGCGGCGGCGAGGAGTCGCATCCGCCCAACCATCCGCAGAAGAAGGAGTGGGGCGCGCGCGCGGTGCCCTTCTCGCGCGAGCTGTGGATCGAGCGCGACGACTTCATGGAGTATCCGGCGAAGGGTTTCTTCCGGCTCTCGCCGGGAAGCACCGTGCGCCTGAAATATGCGTACGTGATTCGCTGCACGGGATTCAGCAAGGACGTTTCCGGCAAGGTCGTCGAAGTGCAGGCCGAATACATGCCCGATTCGAAGTCGGGCACGCCGGGCGCGGACAACTACAAGGTGAAGGGCGTCATCCACTGGCTGTGCGCGAAGGCCGCGCTCGCCCGCGATGTCACGCTCTACGACCGGCTCTTCAAGGTGAGCCATCCGGGGAAGGATTCCGGCGACTACCTCAAGGATCTCAATCCGGATTCGTTGAAGGTGATACGCGGTTACGTCGAGCCTTCACTCGGGACCGCGAAGGAAGGGGAAGCGCTGCAGTTCGAGCGTCATGGGTACTTCCGCGCGGGGAAGGACATCACGCGGATCGTGACGCTGCGCGATAGCTGGGGAAAATAG
- a CDS encoding DUF885 domain-containing protein has translation MLNSYRAAALAAVVVLSGCAQTSESPAAPASQRVRALAEQAYQRELDLNPVFETLFVGRGPRMARAGVVPTEANVEKQRTLYRDIERELATIPLEGLSETDRNTHEVLARRAQAELARNDFPLRAIQLLNPGRGVHSGLLFLASTAQPLANEAEFEAWLQRVEASTGNFEQAKLALQQAQKKGWTQSRVLVERALGQMQAIAAKPGDQGPLWGPIARYPKDASEAKRADFAKRYRAVLDTKYLPAMREYMAYVRDEYLPQARTTTGIGALPGGDTAYRSLVRVQTTTELTPEKVHEIGLAEVARVRAQMLGVARGLGFRGDIKEFSAWLESNPAVYPFTTPDAVLVYLRGVHARVVPQLPKLFKRVPKAGFEIRLADPEVAASASASYLSPSADGTRPGQFTMPVVDPKRIASFGLTALLLHEGMPGHHLDIGLKRELDLPSIRKVFGVTAYSEGWGLYGESLGHELGVYDDPWALMGRYQGELHRAARLVVDTGMHSKGWTREQAIRYLVEERGQTQRDATVAIERYMSDPGQALAYKIGELEILALRDEAKKKMGARFDIREFHEAVLGEGALPLPLLRRRVEAWALR, from the coding sequence ATGCTGAACTCCTACAGGGCGGCCGCGCTCGCGGCCGTCGTTGTCCTCTCCGGCTGCGCGCAGACCAGCGAGTCGCCGGCCGCACCCGCATCGCAGCGCGTGCGCGCGCTTGCCGAGCAGGCCTACCAGCGCGAGCTCGACCTCAATCCCGTTTTCGAAACGCTCTTCGTCGGCCGCGGACCGCGCATGGCGCGCGCAGGTGTGGTGCCCACGGAGGCGAACGTCGAGAAGCAGCGCACGCTGTATCGCGACATCGAGCGCGAGCTCGCGACGATTCCGCTCGAGGGACTCTCCGAGACCGATCGCAACACGCACGAGGTCCTCGCGCGGCGCGCGCAGGCCGAGCTCGCCCGCAACGACTTCCCGTTGCGCGCGATCCAGCTGCTCAATCCGGGACGCGGCGTGCATTCGGGACTCCTGTTCCTCGCGAGCACGGCGCAGCCGCTCGCGAATGAAGCCGAGTTCGAAGCGTGGCTCCAGCGGGTCGAGGCGAGCACGGGCAACTTCGAGCAGGCGAAGCTCGCGTTGCAGCAAGCGCAGAAGAAGGGCTGGACGCAATCGCGCGTGCTGGTCGAGCGGGCACTCGGGCAGATGCAGGCGATCGCCGCGAAGCCCGGCGACCAGGGGCCGCTGTGGGGTCCGATCGCGCGCTATCCCAAGGACGCGAGCGAAGCGAAGCGCGCCGACTTTGCGAAGCGATATCGCGCCGTGCTCGACACGAAGTACCTGCCGGCGATGCGCGAATACATGGCGTACGTTCGCGACGAATATCTTCCGCAGGCACGCACCACCACCGGCATCGGAGCGCTGCCTGGAGGTGACACCGCGTACCGCTCGCTCGTGCGCGTGCAGACCACCACCGAGCTCACCCCAGAGAAAGTGCACGAGATCGGGCTCGCGGAGGTCGCCCGCGTTCGCGCACAGATGCTCGGCGTGGCGCGTGGCCTCGGTTTCCGCGGCGACATCAAGGAATTCAGCGCCTGGCTCGAATCGAACCCCGCGGTCTATCCGTTCACGACGCCCGATGCGGTGCTCGTTTACCTGCGCGGCGTGCATGCGCGCGTGGTGCCGCAACTGCCGAAGCTCTTCAAGCGCGTGCCCAAGGCGGGATTCGAGATTCGCCTCGCCGATCCTGAAGTCGCGGCATCCGCCTCGGCATCGTATCTCTCGCCCTCGGCCGATGGCACGCGCCCGGGCCAGTTCACGATGCCCGTCGTCGATCCGAAACGCATCGCCTCCTTCGGCCTCACGGCGCTGCTGCTTCACGAGGGCATGCCTGGACATCACCTCGACATCGGCCTCAAGCGCGAGCTCGACCTGCCTTCGATTCGCAAGGTCTTCGGCGTGACGGCGTACAGCGAAGGCTGGGGCCTGTATGGCGAAAGCCTCGGCCACGAGCTGGGCGTGTATGACGATCCCTGGGCGCTGATGGGTCGCTACCAGGGCGAGCTGCACCGCGCCGCGCGACTGGTCGTCGACACGGGCATGCATTCGAAGGGATGGACGCGTGAGCAGGCGATTCGCTACCTCGTCGAGGAGCGCGGCCAGACCCAGCGCGATGCGACGGTCGCGATCGAACGTTACATGTCCGATCCCGGCCAGGCGCTCGCCTACAAGATCGGCGAGCTCGAGATCCTCGCGTTGCGCGACGAAGCGAAGAAGAAGATGGGCGCGCGCTTCGACATCCGTGAATTCCACGAAGCCGTGCTGGGCGAGGGTGCCTTGCCGCTTCCGTTGCTGCGCCGCCGCGTGGAGGCGTGGGCGCTCCGCTAG
- a CDS encoding DUF2279 domain-containing protein: MRLRILAGVLAGFVPALATAQLPEYGRLLAQARAIAATETSPPPLAPEKPDPTWRNVGLIGGFTAGVALYGSQKWWSDGLTSHFRSESEGWFGKDTPYGGVDKLGHLYTTYASARILTPVFEWMGNDAKASRTLATWTAFGVMAGVEIVDGFSKQYKFSREDFIANGVGAVFAYVMEAQPGFDKLVDFRIAYKQSTHSSDWDPFGDYSGQRYLLVAKADALPALRDNPLTRYLEVSVGYGTRGYDASQGVSATRSRDVYFGISLNLARVLADGFYGGTMSTTRTQRNTERFLDLVQLPVAAYARKELDQ, encoded by the coding sequence ATGCGGCTCCGGATCCTCGCCGGAGTCCTGGCGGGATTCGTTCCCGCCCTCGCGACAGCGCAGCTTCCCGAGTACGGCCGCCTGCTCGCACAAGCCCGTGCGATCGCAGCCACCGAGACTTCGCCCCCACCGCTCGCACCCGAGAAGCCCGATCCCACCTGGCGCAACGTCGGGTTGATCGGCGGATTCACCGCGGGCGTCGCGCTCTACGGATCGCAGAAGTGGTGGAGCGATGGGCTCACCAGCCACTTCAGGTCGGAAAGCGAAGGCTGGTTCGGCAAGGACACGCCCTACGGAGGCGTCGACAAGCTCGGCCACCTCTACACCACGTACGCATCCGCCCGGATCCTCACGCCGGTCTTCGAATGGATGGGCAACGATGCGAAGGCGTCCCGCACGCTCGCCACCTGGACCGCCTTTGGCGTGATGGCGGGCGTCGAGATCGTCGACGGCTTCTCGAAGCAGTACAAATTCAGCCGCGAGGATTTCATCGCCAACGGCGTGGGCGCCGTGTTTGCGTATGTCATGGAAGCGCAACCCGGGTTCGACAAGCTCGTCGACTTCCGGATTGCGTACAAGCAATCGACACACTCGAGCGACTGGGATCCGTTTGGCGACTATTCGGGCCAGCGCTACCTGCTCGTGGCGAAGGCCGACGCGTTGCCCGCCCTTCGCGACAATCCGCTCACCCGCTACCTCGAGGTCAGCGTGGGATACGGCACGCGCGGCTACGACGCTTCTCAGGGCGTGAGCGCCACGCGCTCGCGCGATGTCTATTTCGGAATCAGCCTCAACCTGGCCCGGGTTCTTGCCGATGGCTTCTACGGCGGAACGATGTCCACGACGCGCACGCAGCGCAACACGGAGCGCTTCCTGGACCTCGTCCAGCTTCCCGTGGCCGCGTATGCGCGCAAGGAACTCGATCAGTAA
- a CDS encoding glycerophosphodiester phosphodiesterase, whose translation MKSLLHALPGLAAALLLFGCATPFDLQGHRGARGLAPENTLPAFATALTVGVTTLELDVGVTRDGVVVVHHDPTLNPDITRGPDGKWLETRGPAVHALTYEELARYDVGRLKPGTNYAKGLPKQEPADGARIPTLESLFALVKRAGNDRVRFNIETKISPLEPATTLPPEPFARKLIDEVRRAGVASRTTIQSFDWRTLAVVQNEAPDIPTVYLSTPRTLAPVEGKPTPWTAGLDPAAFGGSVPKMVKAAGGKIWSPNYTALDEAMVSEAHALGLKVVPWTVNDPEAIAKVIGMRVDGIISDRPDLVREALKK comes from the coding sequence ATGAAATCCCTCCTACACGCACTCCCGGGCCTGGCTGCCGCACTCCTCTTGTTTGGCTGCGCGACCCCCTTCGACCTGCAGGGCCACCGCGGTGCGCGCGGCCTGGCGCCCGAAAACACGTTGCCGGCTTTCGCCACCGCGCTCACGGTGGGCGTGACCACGCTCGAGCTCGACGTCGGCGTTACGCGCGATGGCGTGGTCGTGGTGCATCACGACCCGACGCTCAACCCCGACATCACGCGCGGACCGGACGGGAAGTGGCTCGAGACTCGCGGGCCGGCCGTGCATGCGCTGACGTACGAGGAACTGGCGCGCTATGACGTCGGCCGCCTCAAGCCCGGCACCAACTATGCGAAGGGTTTGCCGAAGCAGGAGCCGGCCGATGGCGCGCGCATTCCCACGCTCGAATCGCTGTTTGCGTTGGTGAAGCGCGCCGGCAACGATCGCGTGCGCTTCAACATCGAAACCAAGATCTCGCCGCTCGAACCCGCGACCACACTTCCTCCCGAGCCGTTCGCGCGCAAGCTCATCGATGAAGTGCGCCGCGCGGGCGTGGCCTCGCGCACGACGATCCAGTCGTTCGACTGGCGCACGCTCGCCGTCGTGCAGAACGAAGCGCCGGACATTCCGACGGTGTATCTCTCGACGCCGCGCACGCTGGCACCCGTCGAGGGCAAGCCCACGCCGTGGACGGCCGGCCTCGATCCCGCGGCTTTCGGCGGCTCGGTACCGAAGATGGTGAAGGCTGCCGGCGGAAAGATCTGGTCGCCCAACTACACGGCGCTCGACGAGGCGATGGTCAGCGAAGCCCACGCGCTGGGGCTCAAGGTCGTTCCGTGGACCGTGAATGATCCGGAGGCGATCGCGAAGGTGATCGGCATGCGCGTCGACGGGATCATCTCGGACCGGCCCGACCTGGTGCGCGAAGCCCTGAAGAAGTAG
- a CDS encoding S1 family peptidase, translating to MPRSYYQVLGITRDASLVDIESAYREKMAEMREKPEADPTSRESIREAYFVLSSVDRRADYDDTLPPDPRARRAPVRETSHDDGDGDIKERFAALMSRPLFKWGAAFLVLAFLFVAWSASRSKPPPKVVETQPVKTNNELILSAAPEAAPTPLPPSTAPRGGTAEDVFGAVSASIARVKVSDASGKPVGQGSGVVISHGVVITNCHVTNGGSNFTVKVGQYEYNAAVSQADEEYDLCKLSVAGLDASPVELGTVTTVRTGQRVFAIGAPHGLELTISEGIVSSLRESGNGPVIQTTAPISPGSSGGGLFNASAQLVGIVTFQHKYGQNLNFAIPADWINQMQSRSR from the coding sequence ATGCCCAGAAGCTACTACCAGGTCCTCGGAATCACCCGCGATGCTTCGCTCGTGGACATCGAGTCGGCATATCGCGAAAAGATGGCCGAGATGCGCGAGAAGCCCGAAGCCGATCCAACCTCGCGCGAAAGCATTCGCGAAGCGTACTTCGTGCTTTCCAGCGTCGATCGCCGCGCGGACTACGACGACACGTTGCCACCCGATCCGCGCGCACGGCGCGCGCCCGTGCGTGAAACCAGCCACGACGATGGCGATGGCGACATCAAGGAACGCTTCGCGGCATTGATGTCGCGCCCGCTCTTCAAGTGGGGTGCGGCATTCCTCGTGCTCGCGTTCCTCTTCGTCGCCTGGTCGGCGTCGCGATCGAAGCCGCCGCCCAAGGTCGTCGAGACGCAGCCGGTGAAGACCAACAACGAGCTCATCCTTTCGGCCGCGCCCGAGGCGGCACCGACACCGCTGCCGCCGAGCACCGCACCGCGAGGAGGAACCGCCGAGGACGTCTTCGGTGCCGTGTCGGCAAGCATCGCGCGCGTGAAGGTGTCCGACGCCTCCGGCAAGCCCGTGGGCCAGGGCAGCGGCGTGGTGATCTCGCACGGCGTGGTGATCACCAACTGCCACGTCACCAACGGCGGCTCGAATTTCACGGTGAAGGTCGGCCAGTACGAATACAACGCGGCCGTAAGCCAGGCCGATGAAGAGTACGACCTGTGCAAGCTCTCGGTCGCGGGCCTCGATGCGTCTCCCGTGGAGCTGGGCACCGTCACGACGGTTCGTACCGGGCAGAGGGTGTTCGCGATCGGCGCGCCGCACGGACTCGAGCTCACGATCAGCGAAGGCATCGTCTCGTCGCTGCGCGAATCCGGAAACGGCCCGGTGATCCAGACGACCGCGCCGATTTCGCCCGGATCGAGCGGTGGCGGATTGTTCAACGCCTCGGCGCAGCTCGTGGGCATCGTCACGTTCCAGCACAAGTACGGCCAGAACCTGAACTTCGCGATCCCGGCCGACTGGATCAACCAGATGCAGTCGCGATCGCGATAG
- a CDS encoding trypsin-like peptidase domain-containing protein: MAARTPTKKRSLYDILGVPRDAMAIDIGVAYKKRLAALDKQPDADPNEIALVREAYHILCQPRERESYDASLVTREERAEAMTRPAPDLVLESEDDEQDRKRRPLIWIGVGAVALLLVGLIAWRQATTPKNVAVKEAPPAEPETPKPPPPPPPKERNAKEILALASPSVARIVAYEVSGTAVPMGSGIMVAPDAIVTTCHGLPAGGQIVARIGAESLPATLVVTDEDLNLCRLSVPRMEVAGLAASAEEPKAGDKVFAVGQHQGTDLSVIEGTIKELKAGRVLEISMPVAASASGGALFDAYGRLVGVLTSRQRGATNAALPATAIAQMRTRGTPAPKAP, translated from the coding sequence ATGGCTGCTCGCACGCCGACGAAAAAGCGCTCGCTTTACGACATCCTGGGGGTTCCCCGCGATGCCATGGCGATCGATATTGGCGTCGCCTACAAGAAGCGCCTCGCCGCGCTCGACAAGCAGCCCGATGCCGATCCCAACGAGATCGCGCTCGTCCGCGAGGCGTATCACATCCTCTGCCAGCCCCGTGAACGCGAATCGTATGACGCCTCGCTCGTCACGCGCGAAGAACGCGCGGAAGCCATGACGCGCCCGGCACCGGACCTCGTGCTCGAGTCCGAGGATGACGAGCAAGACCGCAAGCGCCGTCCCTTGATCTGGATCGGTGTCGGCGCCGTCGCACTGCTCCTCGTTGGGCTGATTGCTTGGCGCCAGGCGACGACGCCGAAGAATGTCGCCGTGAAGGAAGCGCCGCCCGCCGAGCCCGAAACGCCGAAGCCGCCGCCCCCGCCGCCGCCGAAGGAACGCAACGCGAAGGAAATCCTCGCGCTCGCATCGCCTTCCGTCGCGCGAATCGTCGCGTATGAAGTGTCCGGGACCGCGGTCCCGATGGGCAGCGGGATCATGGTGGCCCCCGATGCGATCGTCACGACGTGCCATGGGCTTCCCGCCGGCGGACAGATCGTCGCGCGCATCGGCGCCGAATCATTGCCCGCCACGCTCGTCGTCACCGATGAAGACCTCAACCTGTGCCGCCTGAGCGTACCGCGCATGGAAGTCGCGGGGCTTGCCGCGAGCGCCGAGGAGCCCAAGGCGGGCGACAAGGTCTTCGCGGTCGGGCAGCACCAGGGCACCGACCTGTCCGTGATCGAGGGCACGATCAAGGAACTGAAAGCGGGCCGCGTACTCGAAATCTCGATGCCCGTTGCCGCCAGTGCGAGCGGCGGAGCCCTCTTCGACGCGTACGGCCGCTTGGTCGGCGTGCTCACCAGCCGTCAACGGGGCGCGACCAACGCCGCGTTGCCTGCGACCGCGATCGCGCAGATGCGCACCCGCGGAACTCCGGCCCCCAAGGCCCCGTAA
- the ygiD gene encoding 4,5-DOPA dioxygenase extradiol: MPDRLPALFVSHGAPTLAADEGYFTHAWRAIADALPKPRAILVVSAHWDTDAPMVSSAHPPRTIHDFSGFPPELYEIHYPAPGAPHVAARVDALLRDANLEGRIDPQRGLDHGAWVPLLWMYPSADIPVTQLSVQSRRGAAHHLALGRALAPLRDEGVLVLGSGGVVHNLRELDWHRVAKEPFPWSVAFNEWVAARLAAGELDALADYRRRAPEPARAHPTEEHFVPLFAALGAGGLPASRIDLAYDLGSLGMDCYRFG, encoded by the coding sequence ATGCCTGATCGCCTTCCCGCCCTGTTCGTTTCCCACGGCGCGCCCACGCTGGCCGCCGACGAGGGCTACTTCACGCACGCCTGGCGCGCGATTGCCGATGCGTTGCCCAAACCCAGGGCGATCCTCGTGGTCTCGGCCCACTGGGACACGGATGCCCCGATGGTTTCCTCGGCCCATCCGCCGCGCACGATCCACGACTTCTCCGGGTTTCCGCCCGAGCTCTACGAGATCCACTATCCGGCACCCGGTGCGCCGCACGTTGCCGCGCGCGTCGATGCGCTGCTGCGCGACGCGAATCTCGAAGGCCGCATCGATCCGCAGCGCGGCCTCGACCACGGCGCGTGGGTCCCGTTGCTCTGGATGTATCCCTCGGCCGACATTCCCGTGACGCAACTCTCGGTGCAATCGCGGCGCGGCGCAGCCCATCACCTGGCACTCGGGCGCGCGCTGGCACCCCTGCGCGATGAAGGCGTGCTCGTGCTGGGCTCCGGGGGCGTCGTGCACAACCTGCGCGAGCTCGATTGGCACCGCGTGGCAAAGGAACCGTTCCCGTGGTCCGTGGCGTTCAACGAGTGGGTCGCCGCACGGCTTGCGGCGGGCGAACTCGATGCGCTTGCCGACTATCGCCGCCGCGCCCCCGAGCCGGCGCGCGCGCATCCGACGGAGGAGCACTTCGTCCCGCTGTTCGCGGCCCTCGGCGCGGGCGGCCTGCCCGCCTCGCGCATCGACCTCGCCTACGACCTCGGGTCGCTGGGCATGGACTGCTACCGCTTCGGTTAG
- a CDS encoding response regulator transcription factor, with protein MTEDFTLISVGTPAPSPAQVAQAESEAVVGTATLASRGFMVSFTKQSPVRLARKNGTQYVVQVIEDDPDLGQLLIDVLMTYGFEVRWATTKAEINAALRRGGEIDVLLLDRELPDANGLTILQAIRAHPQLNALPVIMVTGLATPADVAEGLVAGADGYVSKPFKLSGLVDAVNLVLGVK; from the coding sequence GTGACCGAAGACTTCACGCTGATCAGCGTCGGCACGCCCGCGCCGTCGCCAGCACAAGTCGCGCAGGCCGAGAGCGAAGCCGTCGTCGGCACGGCCACACTCGCGAGCCGCGGCTTCATGGTGAGCTTCACCAAGCAATCGCCGGTGCGCCTCGCCCGCAAGAACGGAACGCAGTACGTGGTGCAGGTGATCGAGGATGATCCCGACCTCGGCCAGCTCCTCATCGATGTACTGATGACGTACGGTTTCGAGGTGCGCTGGGCCACGACCAAGGCGGAAATCAACGCGGCGCTGCGGCGGGGCGGGGAGATCGACGTCCTGCTGCTCGATCGCGAGCTGCCCGACGCAAACGGCCTCACCATCCTGCAGGCGATCCGGGCGCATCCGCAATTGAACGCGTTGCCCGTGATCATGGTGACGGGCCTGGCGACACCGGCCGACGTGGCCGAAGGCCTGGTCGCAGGCGCCGACGGCTACGTGAGCAAGCCGTTCAAGCTGAGTGGTCTGGTGGACGCGGTGAACCTGGTGCTGGGCGTGAAGTAG